The following DNA comes from Nicotiana sylvestris chromosome 10, ASM39365v2, whole genome shotgun sequence.
tccaaaaatatccgaCTCTGtgtatcttcttggctagaacaaaaccattcatatgtggtccaTAAGTTCCGACATGTATCTCCTCGAGCAGtctagaagcttcctttgcatcaacacaccttaacaaccccagatcaggagttcttctatacagggtccctctgctttggaagaaatgattggacaGCCTCCGCAGCatgcgtttctgagtatggtttgccTGCATTAGATATTCTCCTTGTGCCAAATaatctttgatgtcgtggaaccaaggttttccatccgtttcttcttcaacatgagcacagtaagccggTTGGTTATGGACTTTCACCatgatgggatcaa
Coding sequences within:
- the LOC138879264 gene encoding uncharacterized protein produces the protein MVKVHNQPAYCAHVEEETDGKPWFHDIKDYLAQGEYLMQANHTQKRMLRRLSNHFFQSRGTLYRRTPDLGLLRCVDAKEASRLLEEIHVGTYGPHMNGFVLAKKIHRVGYFWMTMETDCIWYIQKCQQFQLVLHSGGKYLNSELS